The following proteins come from a genomic window of Anabaena sphaerica FACHB-251:
- the gloA gene encoding lactoylglutathione lyase, whose protein sequence is MRLLHTMLRVGNLEKSLQFYCDVLGMKLLRRKDYPGGEFTLAFVGYGEESDHTVLELTHNWGVEKYDLGTAYGHIALGVDDIYSTCEEIRNRGGKVVREPGPMKHGSTVIAFVEDPDGYKVELIQLATHGTTEAQQSPAQLVSQ, encoded by the coding sequence ATGCGATTACTACACACCATGTTGCGGGTAGGGAACCTAGAAAAATCCTTGCAATTTTACTGCGATGTCCTGGGAATGAAATTACTCCGACGTAAAGATTACCCAGGGGGAGAATTTACCCTCGCTTTTGTTGGTTATGGAGAGGAAAGCGACCACACGGTGCTAGAATTAACCCATAACTGGGGCGTAGAAAAGTATGATTTGGGTACAGCCTATGGTCATATCGCACTAGGAGTAGATGACATTTACTCCACCTGTGAGGAAATTAGAAACCGTGGTGGTAAAGTAGTCAGGGAACCAGGTCCGATGAAACACGGTTCAACAGTAATCGCTTTTGTCGAAGATCCCGATGGCTATAAAGTTGAATTGATTCAATTAGCTACTCACGGTACAACAGAAGCACAACAATCCCCAGCACAACTGGTAAGTCAGTAA
- the eno gene encoding phosphopyruvate hydratase, with translation MTKYLDTAIEAIVAREILDSRGRPTLEAEVHLAGGAVGLAQVPSGASTGTFEAHELRDGDKSRYGGKGVLTAVKNANEILAPKLLGLDVLNQELLDRTMIATDGSPNKSNLGANAILGISLAAAKAGASALDIPLYRYLGGPLANLLPVPLMNVINGGAHAANNVDFQEFMIVPIGAPSFKEALRWGAEVFATLSKVLDDKGLLTGVGDEGGFAPNLESNQVALELLVAAIKQAGYKPGEQVALALDVAASEFYKNGQYVYDGKPHSPVEFIDYLGQLVDQYPIVSIEDGLHEEDWQSWQLLTQKVGSKVQLVGDDLFVTNATRLQKGIEQKAANSILIKLNQIGSLTETLETIDLATRNGFRSVISHRSGETEDTTIADLAVATRAGQIKTGSLCRSERVAKYNRLLRIEHELGDRAVYAGTVGLGPK, from the coding sequence ATGACGAAATATCTAGATACCGCCATTGAAGCAATTGTAGCCCGCGAAATCCTAGACTCACGGGGAAGACCCACACTAGAAGCCGAAGTACATTTAGCTGGTGGTGCGGTTGGACTAGCGCAAGTTCCCAGCGGTGCTTCTACAGGTACATTTGAAGCCCACGAACTGCGGGATGGCGATAAAAGCCGTTATGGTGGTAAAGGGGTACTCACGGCGGTAAAAAATGCTAATGAGATATTAGCACCCAAATTGTTAGGGTTGGATGTCCTCAACCAAGAATTGTTAGACCGGACAATGATTGCTACAGATGGTTCACCTAACAAATCTAATTTAGGCGCAAATGCAATTTTAGGTATTTCCTTAGCAGCGGCTAAAGCAGGTGCATCAGCTTTGGATATTCCTTTGTATCGCTACTTGGGCGGACCTTTGGCGAATTTACTCCCTGTACCCTTGATGAATGTGATCAACGGTGGAGCGCACGCAGCTAATAACGTTGATTTTCAAGAGTTTATGATTGTACCCATCGGTGCGCCTTCTTTCAAAGAAGCTTTGCGCTGGGGTGCAGAAGTATTTGCGACTCTCAGCAAAGTGTTAGATGATAAAGGTTTGCTAACAGGTGTGGGTGATGAAGGTGGTTTTGCACCTAACCTAGAATCTAACCAAGTGGCGTTAGAATTGCTGGTAGCTGCTATTAAACAAGCTGGTTACAAGCCTGGTGAACAGGTGGCTTTGGCTTTAGATGTAGCAGCCAGTGAATTTTACAAAAATGGGCAATATGTCTATGATGGTAAACCCCATAGCCCAGTTGAATTTATTGATTATTTAGGTCAATTGGTTGACCAATATCCCATTGTTTCCATTGAAGATGGTTTACATGAGGAAGATTGGCAAAGTTGGCAATTACTAACTCAGAAAGTCGGTTCTAAGGTGCAGTTGGTAGGCGATGATTTATTTGTAACTAACGCCACCCGCTTACAAAAAGGCATTGAACAAAAAGCCGCTAACTCGATTTTGATTAAGTTGAATCAAATCGGTTCACTAACTGAAACTTTGGAAACCATTGATTTAGCAACTCGCAACGGTTTCCGTTCAGTAATTAGCCATCGTTCTGGTGAAACTGAAGATACAACCATTGCTGATTTGGCTGTGGCTACTCGCGCAGGTCAAATTAAAACCGGTTCTCTGTGTCGTAGTGAACGGGTAGCAAAATACAATCGCTTACTCCGCATTGAGCATGAATTGGGCGATCGCGCTGTTTATGCTGGTACTGTCGGTTTAGGACCAAAGTAG
- the argC gene encoding N-acetyl-gamma-glutamyl-phosphate reductase: MGNLRRVPVGIVGASGYGGVQLVRLLMDHPEVELVYLGGESSAGKTFADLYPHLGNIVNLKIEAVDPEIIANRCEVVFLSLPNGLACDIAPQLIKKGCKILDLSADYRFSDLKTYTTWYGTKRSDDTIAETAVYGLPELYRDRIAESNLIGCPGCYPTASLLALSPLLKQGLIVPETAIIDAKSGTSGGGRQGKINLLLAEADNSLGAYNVARHRHTPEIEQICSDLAGHEVTVQFTPHLIPMVRGILATVYANLRDPGLVRDDLITIYTAFYRNSPWVKICNSGTYPQTKWACGSNVCYIGIEVDPRTRRVIVMSAIDNLIKGQAGQAIQCMNIMMDWDETLGLPKVGFYP; this comes from the coding sequence ATGGGTAATTTAAGACGCGTACCAGTTGGCATTGTTGGCGCGTCAGGTTATGGCGGAGTACAACTAGTCAGACTCCTGATGGATCATCCAGAAGTTGAACTGGTTTATTTAGGTGGTGAAAGCAGCGCCGGAAAAACATTTGCTGATCTCTATCCCCATCTGGGTAATATAGTTAACCTCAAAATTGAAGCGGTAGATCCAGAAATCATTGCTAATCGATGTGAAGTAGTATTTCTTTCTCTTCCCAACGGTTTAGCTTGTGACATTGCGCCTCAACTGATAAAAAAAGGCTGTAAGATACTGGATTTGAGCGCAGATTATAGATTCAGTGACTTGAAAACTTATACAACTTGGTATGGGACGAAAAGAAGCGATGACACCATTGCGGAAACAGCGGTTTATGGCTTACCAGAATTGTACCGCGATCGCATTGCCGAATCAAATTTGATTGGTTGTCCTGGTTGTTATCCCACAGCCAGCTTACTTGCACTTTCCCCACTTCTCAAACAAGGCTTAATTGTCCCAGAAACCGCCATCATTGACGCTAAATCTGGCACATCTGGCGGTGGTAGACAAGGAAAAATCAACCTGTTGTTAGCCGAAGCAGATAACTCTCTGGGTGCTTATAACGTCGCCCGTCACCGCCACACCCCAGAAATCGAGCAAATTTGCAGCGATTTGGCAGGACACGAAGTTACGGTTCAATTTACGCCCCATCTGATCCCAATGGTACGGGGGATTTTAGCAACCGTTTACGCCAACCTCAGAGATCCTGGTTTAGTGCGTGATGATTTAATTACAATTTACACAGCATTTTACCGTAATTCCCCTTGGGTAAAAATCTGTAATAGTGGCACTTACCCCCAAACCAAATGGGCGTGCGGTAGTAATGTTTGCTATATCGGGATAGAAGTTGACCCTCGCACACGCCGCGTCATCGTCATGTCAGCCATTGACAACCTGATTAAAGGTCAAGCAGGACAAGCGATTCAATGTATGAACATCATGATGGACTGGGATGAAACCTTGGGATTGCCCAAAGTCGGATTTTATCCATAA
- the ribBA gene encoding bifunctional 3,4-dihydroxy-2-butanone-4-phosphate synthase/GTP cyclohydrolase II encodes MSQPNNSQAFEFDSIDAALADLKAGRVIVVVDDENRENEGDLICAAQFATPDMINFMAVEARGLICLAMTGDRLDELDLPLMVSNITDTNQTAFTVSIDAGPHLGVSTGISAEDRARTIQVTLNPATKPEDLRRPGHIFPIRAKAGGVLKRAGHTEAAVDLARLAGLYPAGVICEIQNPDGSMARLQQLVKYAETHKLKIISIADLISYRLQNDRLVYREIVTKLPSQFGQFDIYGYRHTLDNTEHVAIVKGDPANFQDEPVMVRMHSECLTGDALGSLRCDCRMQLKAALKMIENAGQGVVVYLRQEGRGIGLINKLKAYSLQDMGLDTVEANERLGFPADLRDYGMGAQILMDLGVKKIRLITNNPRKIAGVKGYGLEVVDRLPLLIEANDYNSYYLATKAKKLGHMLLQTYLVTVALHWEDEPELVTTRYERLEKLRHLAKNNHLLLQEEARPLGIALFDQPSLTVHLGFDQPNIADADWYQQKGHPYLQAICQILDNLLDLPYVHKLEFLVSAGSDPLSNLQVQLDRQVFNADVLPSSLSDRLETQQIYSFSK; translated from the coding sequence GTGTCACAGCCTAATAATAGCCAAGCCTTTGAATTTGACTCTATTGATGCCGCTTTGGCAGACCTCAAAGCGGGTCGTGTCATCGTGGTGGTAGACGACGAAAATCGAGAAAATGAAGGGGATTTAATTTGTGCAGCCCAATTTGCCACCCCTGATATGATCAATTTTATGGCGGTGGAAGCCAGAGGGCTGATTTGTCTAGCTATGACGGGCGATCGCCTGGATGAACTGGACTTACCATTAATGGTGAGTAACATTACAGATACTAACCAAACCGCTTTTACTGTCAGTATTGACGCTGGACCGCACTTGGGTGTAAGCACAGGTATCTCCGCAGAAGACCGCGCTCGTACTATTCAGGTGACACTCAACCCAGCCACAAAACCTGAAGATTTACGCCGTCCTGGTCATATTTTCCCGATTCGAGCTAAAGCTGGAGGTGTACTCAAGCGGGCAGGACACACAGAAGCGGCAGTTGATTTAGCGCGACTAGCAGGATTATACCCCGCTGGGGTAATTTGTGAAATTCAAAATCCTGATGGTTCAATGGCACGATTGCAGCAGCTGGTCAAATATGCCGAAACCCATAAACTAAAAATTATTAGCATTGCCGATCTGATCAGTTATCGTCTCCAAAATGATCGCTTAGTGTATCGAGAAATCGTTACCAAGCTACCCAGTCAATTTGGCCAATTTGATATTTACGGTTACCGCCACACTTTAGATAATACTGAACACGTAGCTATTGTTAAGGGCGATCCCGCAAATTTCCAAGATGAACCTGTGATGGTGCGGATGCACTCGGAATGTTTAACGGGTGATGCTTTGGGGTCTTTGCGCTGTGATTGTCGGATGCAGTTGAAAGCTGCATTGAAAATGATTGAAAATGCTGGTCAAGGTGTCGTTGTTTACCTGCGCCAAGAAGGACGGGGCATAGGTTTGATTAACAAGCTCAAAGCCTACTCGTTGCAGGATATGGGACTTGATACAGTAGAAGCTAATGAACGTTTGGGCTTTCCTGCTGATTTGCGAGACTATGGGATGGGGGCGCAAATTCTCATGGATTTGGGTGTTAAAAAAATTCGCCTGATTACCAATAATCCCCGCAAAATTGCTGGTGTCAAAGGCTATGGTTTGGAAGTTGTAGATCGTCTACCTTTGTTGATCGAGGCTAATGATTACAACTCTTATTATCTCGCTACGAAAGCTAAGAAGTTGGGACATATGCTGTTACAAACTTATCTGGTGACAGTAGCATTGCACTGGGAAGATGAACCGGAATTGGTGACAACGCGTTATGAACGTTTAGAAAAATTGCGCCATTTAGCAAAAAATAATCATTTACTGTTACAGGAAGAAGCACGACCTTTAGGAATTGCTTTATTTGATCAGCCATCATTAACTGTTCATTTGGGATTTGATCAGCCAAATATTGCTGATGCTGATTGGTATCAACAGAAAGGTCATCCTTACCTACAAGCAATTTGCCAAATTTTGGATAATTTACTAGATTTGCCTTATGTACATAAGTTGGAATTTCTAGTTTCTGCTGGTAGTGATCCGTTGAGTAATTTACAAGTGCAGTTGGATAGACAAGTTTTTAATGCTGATGTACTACCTTCATCCTTGAGCGATCGCTTGGAGACACAACAGATTTATAGTTTTAGTAAGTAG
- a CDS encoding peptidoglycan recognition protein family protein translates to MRFREWATRVMLIFLMIAALIVALFISSARKSPGNINTSNPDGTVWSQYPQPLLQSEPNAEEQPPNSPKLSKFLTIPKFPKSTIRTNQIITRYSTTAAFAQYKPSLASATINPTNYGERYSKDVNGIVLNNKPIIVLHETTNSASSAVNFFKTNNADENVQASYHTLITLDGTVIYLVPPDKRAFGAANSVFNGANGVETVQTNPNLPPSVNNFAYHVSLETPPDAWGKSDIKEHSGYTEDQYNSLAWLIAQSQVPDERITTHRAVDVAAGKVDPLSFEFDRFFNKLHSFRKLKTFRNAKN, encoded by the coding sequence ATGAGATTTAGAGAATGGGCGACTAGAGTAATGTTAATTTTTCTCATGATTGCGGCTCTGATTGTAGCCCTTTTTATTAGTAGTGCAAGAAAATCACCAGGTAATATCAACACATCAAACCCAGATGGTACAGTTTGGAGTCAATATCCACAGCCTTTATTGCAGTCAGAGCCGAATGCAGAGGAACAGCCGCCAAATTCACCTAAATTATCTAAATTCCTGACAATACCTAAGTTCCCTAAGTCTACTATACGAACAAATCAAATTATTACTAGATACTCTACTACTGCTGCTTTTGCTCAGTATAAACCTAGTTTAGCATCGGCAACTATCAACCCTACTAACTATGGTGAAAGATATAGCAAAGATGTTAATGGGATAGTTTTAAATAATAAACCGATTATAGTCCTTCATGAAACTACTAATTCTGCTTCTAGTGCAGTTAATTTTTTCAAAACTAATAATGCTGATGAGAATGTACAAGCAAGCTATCATACTTTAATTACACTCGATGGCACGGTGATTTATTTAGTACCACCAGATAAAAGGGCTTTTGGTGCTGCTAACTCGGTGTTTAATGGTGCTAATGGTGTGGAAACTGTGCAGACTAATCCTAATTTACCGCCATCTGTTAATAATTTTGCCTATCATGTTTCTTTAGAAACTCCTCCCGATGCTTGGGGTAAAAGTGATATCAAGGAACATAGTGGTTACACAGAAGATCAATATAATTCTTTAGCTTGGTTAATTGCTCAAAGTCAAGTTCCTGATGAGAGAATCACTACTCATCGTGCTGTAGATGTGGCTGCTGGAAAAGTTGATCCGTTAAGTTTTGAGTTTGATAGGTTTTTTAATAAATTGCATAGTTTTCGGAAGTTGAAAACTTTTAGAAATGCGAAAAATTAA
- a CDS encoding type II toxin-antitoxin system Phd/YefM family antitoxin: MLSSKAEGFIRIQTEVVKSKLLLIISDVLLEKQRIVLEKGEQEVAAIIPADEFERLEWLRYDIKYGQFQLDEEYDDENECGIPCINIQELEWNFEQILAQVMCSDEIFGLTFPTASFEDDNENFIPGAILMNINNFWIPDYWLNK; this comes from the coding sequence ATGTTAAGCAGTAAAGCAGAAGGTTTTATCCGCATCCAAACAGAGGTAGTCAAGAGTAAATTATTGCTCATCATCAGTGATGTGCTGTTGGAGAAACAGCGCATCGTCTTGGAAAAAGGGGAGCAAGAAGTGGCTGCTATTATCCCTGCTGATGAATTTGAACGCCTAGAGTGGTTGAGGTATGATATCAAATATGGGCAATTTCAGCTAGATGAAGAATATGATGATGAGAATGAGTGTGGTATCCCATGTATTAATATCCAGGAATTAGAATGGAATTTTGAGCAAATACTTGCTCAGGTAATGTGCAGTGATGAAATTTTTGGTTTAACTTTCCCGACAGCTTCCTTTGAAGATGACAATGAGAATTTTATACCAGGGGCAATTTTGATGAATATCAATAATTTTTGGATACCAGATTATTGGCTGAATAAGTAA
- the metH gene encoding methionine synthase, translated as MAHSFLEHLHSPKRPVIVFDGAMGTNLQTQNLTAEDFGGVQYEGCNEYLVHSKPEAVAKVHRDFLAAGADVIETDTFGAMSIVLAEYDLADQAYYLTKKAAELAKSVAAEFSTPEKPRFVAGSIGPTTKLPTLGHIDFDTMKASFAEQAEALFDGGVDLFLVETCQDVLQIKAALNGIEEVFAKKGERRPLMVSVTMESMGTMLVGTEIAAVVTILEPYPIDILGLNCATGPDLMKPHIKYLSEHSPFVVSCIPNAGLPENVGGQAHYRLTPVELRMSLMHFIEDLGVQVIGGCCGTRPEHIQQLAEIAKELKPKVRQPSLEPAAASIYTTQPYDQDNSFLIVGERLNASGSKKCRDLLNAEDWDGLVSMARSQVKEGAHILDVNVDYVGRDGVRDMHELVSRIVNNVTLPLMLDSTEWEKMEAGLKVAGGKCLLNSTNYEDGEPRFLKVLELAKKYGAGVVIGTIDEDGMARTAEKKFQIAQRAYRQAVEYGIAPTEIFFDTLALPISTGIEEDRENGKATIESIRRIRQELPGCHVILGVSNISFGLNPASRMVLNSMFLHEAMNAGMDAAIVSASKILPLAKIEPQHQEVCRQLIYDERKFDGNVCVYDPLGELTTIFAGVKTKRNTGVDESLPIEERLKRHIIDGERIGLETQLTKALEQYPPLEIINTFLLDGMKVVGELFGSGQMQLPFVLQSAETMKAAVAYLEPFMEKSESGNNAKGTFVIATVKGDVHDIGKNLVDIILSNNGYKVINLGIKQSVENIIQAYEQYKPDCIAMSGLLVKSTAFMKENLQTFNEKGITVPVILGGAALTPKFVNQDCQGTYKGKVVYGKDAFSDLHFMDKLMPAKSAGNWDDLQGFLDELGESEESTNGHHKTVDNTVKEKVAAEPKEIDTRRSEAVEVNIERPQPPFWGTQFLQPDEISLEELFWYLDLQALIVGQWQFRKPKEQSKEEYQAFLAEKVYPVLEDWKQRIIEENLLHPQVIYGYFPCQSEGNSLHIYDVENQSQQIASFEFPRQRSGRRLCIADFFAPKDSGIIDVFPMQAVTVGEVATEFAQKLFANNQYTDYLYFHGMAVQVAEALAEWTHARIRRELGFGDAEPDNIRDMLAQRYQGSRYSFGYPACPNIQDQFKQLELLGTDRMKMYMDESEQLYPEQSTTAIITYHPVAKYFTA; from the coding sequence ATGGCACATTCCTTTCTAGAACACTTGCATAGTCCAAAACGTCCTGTTATCGTCTTTGACGGTGCGATGGGAACTAACCTCCAAACCCAAAACCTGACTGCTGAGGACTTTGGCGGCGTACAGTATGAAGGTTGTAACGAATACTTAGTCCATAGTAAACCGGAAGCTGTCGCTAAAGTTCATCGTGACTTTCTCGCAGCTGGTGCTGATGTCATTGAAACAGATACTTTTGGCGCTATGTCGATAGTTCTAGCAGAATACGACTTAGCAGACCAAGCTTACTACCTCACCAAGAAAGCCGCCGAACTTGCTAAAAGTGTCGCTGCGGAATTTTCTACACCAGAAAAACCTCGGTTTGTTGCTGGTTCTATTGGTCCGACAACCAAACTTCCCACCTTGGGACATATTGACTTTGACACCATGAAAGCCTCTTTCGCCGAACAAGCAGAAGCCTTGTTTGATGGTGGTGTCGATTTATTTCTCGTGGAAACTTGCCAAGATGTGCTGCAAATTAAAGCCGCATTAAACGGCATTGAGGAAGTTTTTGCCAAAAAAGGCGAAAGAAGACCGTTAATGGTTTCCGTCACCATGGAAAGCATGGGGACAATGTTAGTAGGTACGGAAATTGCAGCCGTCGTTACCATTTTAGAACCATATCCCATTGATATTCTCGGTTTGAACTGCGCTACTGGCCCAGACTTGATGAAACCACACATCAAGTATTTATCCGAACATTCTCCTTTCGTAGTTTCTTGTATTCCCAATGCGGGTTTACCGGAAAACGTTGGCGGTCAAGCACATTACAGATTGACACCTGTTGAATTACGGATGTCTTTAATGCACTTTATCGAAGATTTGGGTGTCCAAGTGATTGGGGGTTGCTGTGGGACACGGCCAGAACACATTCAACAATTAGCGGAAATTGCCAAGGAGTTAAAACCGAAAGTTAGACAACCCAGTTTAGAACCAGCAGCCGCATCAATTTATACTACTCAGCCTTATGATCAAGATAATTCTTTCTTGATAGTTGGTGAACGTCTTAACGCCAGTGGTTCTAAAAAATGCCGTGACTTACTGAACGCCGAAGACTGGGATGGTTTGGTGTCAATGGCGCGTAGCCAAGTTAAAGAAGGCGCACACATCCTAGACGTTAACGTTGACTATGTGGGACGTGATGGCGTGCGTGATATGCACGAGTTAGTTTCTCGCATTGTTAATAATGTAACCTTACCATTAATGCTCGATTCCACCGAATGGGAAAAAATGGAAGCGGGGTTAAAAGTTGCTGGAGGTAAGTGTTTACTCAATTCCACCAACTACGAAGACGGCGAACCGCGATTTTTGAAGGTGTTGGAGTTAGCGAAAAAGTACGGTGCTGGTGTCGTTATTGGTACAATTGACGAAGATGGCATGGCGCGGACAGCAGAGAAAAAGTTTCAAATTGCCCAACGTGCTTACCGTCAAGCGGTAGAGTATGGTATTGCTCCCACAGAGATATTTTTTGATACTCTAGCTCTACCTATTTCTACAGGGATTGAAGAAGATAGGGAAAATGGCAAAGCCACTATTGAATCAATTCGCCGCATTCGTCAAGAATTGCCGGGATGTCATGTAATTTTGGGTGTATCTAATATATCCTTTGGTTTAAACCCAGCATCACGGATGGTTCTAAACTCGATGTTTTTGCATGAAGCGATGAATGCAGGAATGGATGCGGCTATTGTCAGCGCGAGTAAAATTTTACCACTTGCGAAAATTGAACCTCAACATCAAGAAGTTTGTCGGCAATTAATTTACGATGAACGCAAATTTGATGGTAATGTTTGCGTTTATGATCCTTTGGGAGAACTAACAACAATTTTTGCAGGAGTCAAAACCAAGCGTAACACAGGCGTTGATGAAAGTTTACCAATTGAGGAACGTTTGAAGCGCCATATTATTGACGGTGAACGTATTGGTTTAGAAACACAATTGACGAAGGCTTTAGAACAATACCCACCTTTAGAAATCATCAATACTTTTCTGTTAGATGGGATGAAAGTTGTGGGTGAATTGTTCGGTTCTGGACAAATGCAACTTCCTTTCGTTTTACAATCTGCGGAAACTATGAAAGCTGCGGTTGCTTATCTAGAACCGTTCATGGAAAAATCGGAATCTGGTAATAATGCTAAGGGAACTTTTGTCATTGCCACAGTAAAAGGGGATGTGCATGACATTGGTAAAAACCTGGTAGATATCATCTTGTCAAATAATGGTTACAAGGTGATTAACCTGGGAATTAAGCAATCAGTAGAAAACATCATTCAAGCTTACGAACAGTATAAACCTGATTGTATTGCTATGAGTGGATTGTTAGTAAAATCTACTGCTTTTATGAAGGAGAATTTGCAGACTTTTAACGAAAAGGGAATTACTGTTCCTGTAATTTTAGGTGGTGCGGCTTTAACTCCTAAGTTTGTAAATCAAGATTGCCAAGGAACTTACAAAGGTAAGGTTGTTTATGGCAAGGATGCTTTTTCTGATTTGCATTTCATGGATAAGTTAATGCCTGCAAAATCTGCGGGTAATTGGGATGATTTGCAGGGATTTTTGGATGAATTAGGAGAATCTGAAGAATCAACAAATGGTCATCACAAAACAGTAGATAATACTGTTAAAGAGAAAGTTGCTGCTGAACCAAAAGAAATAGATACCCGTCGTTCAGAAGCGGTAGAGGTAAATATTGAACGTCCCCAACCACCTTTCTGGGGAACACAGTTTTTACAACCTGATGAGATTTCTTTGGAGGAATTATTCTGGTATTTGGATTTGCAAGCTTTGATTGTTGGACAATGGCAATTCCGCAAACCAAAGGAACAATCTAAAGAGGAATATCAAGCGTTTTTAGCTGAGAAGGTTTACCCAGTTTTGGAAGATTGGAAGCAGCGAATTATTGAGGAGAATTTATTGCATCCTCAAGTGATTTATGGGTATTTCCCTTGTCAGTCTGAGGGAAATTCTCTACATATATATGATGTGGAAAATCAATCACAACAGATTGCTAGTTTTGAGTTTCCCCGTCAACGTTCTGGAAGAAGATTGTGTATTGCAGATTTCTTTGCACCGAAGGATTCGGGAATAATTGATGTTTTCCCCATGCAAGCGGTGACTGTCGGGGAAGTTGCAACGGAGTTCGCGCAAAAGTTATTTGCTAATAACCAATACACTGATTATCTGTATTTTCATGGTATGGCGGTACAGGTTGCGGAGGCTTTAGCAGAATGGACTCACGCTAGAATCCGCCGGGAGCTAGGTTTTGGTGATGCTGAACCGGATAATATTCGGGATATGTTGGCACAGCGTTATCAAGGTTCTCGGTATAGTTTCGGCTATCCTGCTTGTCCGAATATTCAAGATCAGTTTAAGCAGTTGGAGTTGTTGGGAACTGATAGGATGAAGATGTATATGGATGAAAGTGAGCAATTATATCCTGAACAGTCTACAACGGCGATTATTACTTATCACCCTGTAGCTAAGTATTTCACTGCTTAA
- a CDS encoding phosphate/phosphite/phosphonate ABC transporter substrate-binding protein produces MGVSKKGLLVAGGAFAALSGLVVSTLGGMQATVANPNLNQPAPRLLAQNLKTLTIVFPSRSDSTDLQTKANAVGSFLSKELGIPVKAQIGDDTAAVEALRANRADVAFLSSRPALKAEQLANARLYLAEVRANYSGRFTYNSIFVVPANSQLKSKNTPKATLEQLRGKKMAFTSPTSGSGFIFPVGELVKQGFVPNKDRMDGFFGQIAYGGSYGKALEAVVRGQADVAVVSEYALFPPYISAEDKSKLRVLYKISGVPAHGIAIDDDVPVVMREKIINALLKLNKPENNALFKSLYNSTELVRVDHARHLKPVREALKNVGMEP; encoded by the coding sequence GTGGGTGTGAGCAAAAAGGGGTTATTGGTTGCTGGTGGGGCATTCGCAGCCCTAAGTGGGTTAGTTGTCAGCACCTTGGGGGGAATGCAAGCAACAGTGGCTAACCCCAATCTGAATCAACCAGCACCACGCTTACTTGCCCAAAATCTAAAAACTTTAACAATAGTTTTTCCTAGTCGTTCTGATTCTACAGATTTGCAAACTAAAGCCAACGCTGTAGGTAGCTTTTTGTCCAAAGAATTGGGAATCCCTGTGAAAGCGCAAATCGGCGATGATACAGCAGCAGTGGAAGCATTGAGAGCAAATCGCGCTGATGTGGCTTTTTTGAGTAGTCGTCCCGCTTTGAAGGCTGAACAATTAGCAAATGCTCGTTTGTACTTAGCTGAAGTTCGCGCCAATTATTCGGGGAGATTTACTTATAACTCCATATTTGTTGTCCCCGCAAATAGCCAACTGAAAAGCAAAAATACCCCAAAAGCAACTTTAGAACAACTGCGGGGTAAAAAAATGGCCTTTACTTCCCCTACATCGGGTTCTGGATTTATTTTCCCCGTGGGTGAGTTGGTGAAGCAGGGTTTTGTACCTAATAAAGACCGCATGGATGGTTTCTTTGGTCAAATTGCCTATGGTGGTAGTTACGGTAAAGCTTTAGAAGCAGTAGTGCGCGGTCAAGCAGATGTGGCTGTAGTATCAGAATATGCTCTTTTCCCTCCATATATCTCCGCTGAAGACAAAAGCAAGTTGCGGGTGCTGTATAAAATCTCTGGTGTTCCTGCTCATGGTATCGCCATTGATGATGATGTTCCAGTAGTAATGCGGGAAAAAATTATTAACGCTCTACTGAAGTTAAACAAGCCTGAAAATAACGCTCTTTTCAAAAGTTTATATAACTCTACAGAATTGGTCAGAGTTGATCACGCTCGTCACCTCAAACCTGTCCGGGAAGCATTGAAAAACGTCGGCATGGAACCATAA